In the genome of Malania oleifera isolate guangnan ecotype guangnan chromosome 5, ASM2987363v1, whole genome shotgun sequence, the window ggactctggagatgagaatatagaggctgaaggaagggaagGTTCAAATACTTCCAGTGAAGAGGATGTTGATACTTCCAAGGTGCTGCAGGGTATAACTCGCcaggttagggcagagatgaagaaggaatCTAGAGAATAGAACTGTCCACCTTTAGGTTAGGGCTGCAGCATTAAGGAGTTAATCTAGTGACTGCAAAGAATTTGGTACAggaaatagaggagatcatgACTATACTCAACTGCACGGACGAGTAGAAGATCTGTTATGCTGCATTCAAGATGACTGGAGAAGTGAAACACTGGTGGCTTTCTACAAAGCTGCTAGAGGAACAAAGGCtagtaaagatagctcttacctgggagagattcaaagagctgttctttgacaggtattttccttcatctgtcggAAAGGAGAAGATTGAGGAGTTTACTAATCTTACCTAGGGGGGAAGATGACCATTGCGGAATATGCAACAAAATTTGTGGATTTATAACGCTTCGCACCATTTCTGATCCCAAATGAGGTAAGgaaggctaggaaatttgaaaaaagcCCAAGGCACAGAATATATGAGCTGATGGTGGGTTTCAGATTCAAACTTTCTCAGAATTAGTTGATAAAGTTTCAGTACTAGAAAAAAGTATCCAAAGTAGCACAGAGCCTTTAGAGCAAAAGAAGAGGCTTGCACTATCTAGTTTTCGGGACGAGGTTAGTCAAGGATCAGGGAAATAAGGAAAAGAGGCAGTGGATTCCGTATGCGAGGAATGTAATAAAAGGCATTTGGTTTGGCACTCTGAATTGCTTTAGGTGCGGTAAACCAAAATATATCAAGAAAAATTGTCgggaaccattgcctatggtatTTGTTCGGAactagtgttagaattggtgtattccaaagagagggggggggggtgaattggaaattttaaacttttctcctaggttaaatcagaagtcaatatgatttggtaacctagggtccttctacaCAATTCCAAAAGTGCTGATATataaaatacgtggaatttaaatcacgCACAttattcataccataacatatacgtgcagtaaatataaagtgcggaaatgtaaatagacacacgatatgttatcggggttcggccaactgtgcctatgtcctcgcctctaactcacaagctcaaggattccactaaaggctcacttaagggtggagtggcaccgtttacaatcaggtcaaattaacacagggctgacctcaaccttaaccaagtcaattagcagggctgacctcaacctacacgccttaacaggacgacgcacctagctttcctaaccaagtctaagccaatctgggactattctagggctagtctccctcttcaggcccgtgtctagaaatacaacaaatgtgtatacaatcaaatggtacagtgattgtgctttcgtgtaaagtagatatgtacccaaatacacgcaataacatacaccacaaatgatataatatgtaagttcagtgtggtctagatagttcaactctcaaagatattttctatcagtttAATGCGTACGTGATAGTGTCAAATAGTATAATCTTTGCTTCataagatgtattcaatctaagtacTCAATCAAAGAGATtaaccaaaaatatatatatgctcaaacaaagagattaaccaaatatatatatatgaagctctagcaatgtataagtttggtttttAAGAagaatttaatctttgtattcaactaaagatataaatcaatgaatgtTGTAACAAaaatttttctcacacaaacaaatatctcttcaaagatgtatcaagataaaacacactagatatttgaaagtatttttaaaatatttgcaaccaaaaacaagtataatcttctcaagatattgtaatgaaggtgcaagcttagaagatttatcaaagtcttcttaggatagacttatcaacaaagtcccctaagtatccttaggtttggctctcaagaaaatcgtatcAATCAAACTAGAACAAGGAGGGCAAACCTTTCTacaacaaacactcaatcaacttaaaagtgatgtaggcactaatagataataagcatgagtgaatgaggctcataaatgagtagtataggcttttggatttttagagaattctctcttaatcaaagtagttaatccatgctaattttcacaaatgatctcatatatatagacatgggagaaaatatgaccgttacgaacctattgggtattattaagaaagtttaatgacatttaaaacattttaaccctgtttaaaaaatatttaaccacggtaagacagtatttatgtggttcggcaattttgcctacgtccacggagttgcagggatttcactattatttgGGAGAAATATTACAGAGAGTGCAACGGTACAATACTCTCCCTCTCGGTCTCTTGCAAAGTTTTGATcaccaaccctaatcacccaaaagcaatccttttatatgttgcgcatagggttccgttccgaatgagCCTTAcagcccaagccttcgctccatggactaagtcttaggatagaaatctctcattaaataaAGGTcaggtcatcatccaaatttaacacaactaggctccataAAAGCCCAACAATATGgattaaatattttagttttttGACTAGGGATTTGCATTGAATGTGTGATATAATGTGTCTCTATGAacatattcaaaatcaaaatctaGATATAAAAGGATCATAATCCTAATTAATCAATAGGTGGCTTTAATTATCATCAATGAGCAAtgctttaaattgtgatttttcATATGGGACATATgtatattcttttaattgaaggTTGAAACCGAAACCAATGTTCATGGATGATATAATGATGATTTTATATAGGCTTTATGAACAAAAACACAAATCattatcttgttttcttgtatttttatttttatttgttgcaTTGATGTAAATTTGTAACACTTGGGCATGCTTCGCTAGTCCAAAATATCCCACCTAATTATTCCATTCTTTACAAAAATTATATGAGGCTCATTCACGATGTTGCCAACAATTTTTATAAACCCCTTTCTTCTAATTCTCTGTATAATCAACACCAATGATACTCTCTTCATAAGCCCCATGTCTATTTCTTTCCAAATCAATGTTGACCCATTTTTGGATCAAAATCATTTCAAGAAAGATGTAATTACTAAAGCTTCTTATTAACAAACCTCGAAAATATAACATTAGAAAAAATTTGAAGTTCCAACTTTCAAAGAGTACTATTTCTAGTCTATACTAAGAGCATTTATCGTTGAGTGGCTTGAAAAAGGATAACCTTAGTCCATACTTTGTTTGAGTAGTGGAATATAATCAAATAACAATGTAAAAATATAAAAGCACATATAAACAAATGAAAGATGGTtaagatgattttaaaagtaAGAGAGATTGTACTTCTTTATTCTTAATAATGAAAGTTTGATGAAAGCAAAATCaacctaaaatgtttataatacCAGCAGTAATATAAGCTAGCTACTCAAAAACATCGTTTGCGATGGTCAATGGTGACTTGATTGCATTTGGGGGTCCAGTGAAGGCAGACTCACAATCGATTGCCTGATCAGCCGCAAATGCCATTTCACCATTTGCTTCACCATAATTATTTGTATCCAAATAGCTACGAGCATTTCCAATGAAATCTTTACTCACCATATAGTCTGAGAAGCATTGGTGGAGACATTGTATAGCTAATGCATCCTTGGTTGTATTAAGTAGATGACTCACTTTAGCAAGAATCTCTGTATTATTTGCATTAAGCACCTTAAGCATCACATATGCAAGCCCTTTGACATTAATAGTACTACTGGAAGTGCTCGGATCTAACCTCAATGTTGATACGCAGAGTGTATAATTGTAAGTATTCTTACAACTGTCTTCTATAAGATCTGCCCTCGCCATCACTAAGAAATGAGATATAGCAAGAACAAATAATAAAAGTGctaatttcaaatattttgacTCCATTTTTTCCTCTTGTGATTGATTAGATCACATACACCAACAAGcctccaatatatatatatatatatgccacaTAATGaacaataattatttaaatacaaaaaaatttcTCTATTCAATAACCTTCTTGATTTGactacaaaatattttttttaagaagatGCAAAGATTAGAAATAACAGGTTGTAAAATTTAATTGCCACATCATTTGCTTTTTTTAAGCATTAGGTTTtatcaattaaaaataaagaatacaACTTTTTCTAATAATGCCAATGTTATTTTTGAACAAATATTGAAGAAGATATGGTAGGACAGTACATAAGTCTCATATAAAATTAATGTTTCAATGAAAGAATGATAAATCTTTGTAAGAATAGTTCTTTCATGTAAGACTTAGAATTCATCCATTGCATGATATCAAGTTAGCACTTAGACTTGTACAAGTGAAAAACTTAAGTTGGTGTAAGTCCTAACTAGTTACTGTTATATGCAATGAATGGGATCTAAATTCTATGTGGAGGAACTACTCAGTCTTTTATTCAAACATCAATTTTATATGAAACTTTTGATATGTCCTTCCACATCTTCTTTAgtattttatcaaaaaaatataatataggCATTAATTAGAAATttcaattctttattttttattgataaaatttaatgataaaataaaagaaatgaggcgacaattaaatttttaattaatatgttATTTCTAATTATTGCATTAtcttaaacaaaaatattttgtatTCAAATTAAAAGGTTTTCCCCgaaactaaaacttcaaattgcCTAATATTAATAATGGAGTAATTCAAATTGCCTAGCATTAATAAGAGAAAAgttttttagaatttaaa includes:
- the LOC131156114 gene encoding cell wall / vacuolar inhibitor of fructosidase 2-like; this translates as MARADLIEDSCKNTYNYTLCVSTLRLDPSTSSSTINVKGLAYVMLKVLNANNTEILAKVSHLLNTTKDALAIQCLHQCFSDYMVSKDFIGNARSYLDTNNYGEANGEMAFAADQAIDCESAFTGPPNAIKSPLTIANDVFE